From the genome of Candidatus Sulfotelmatobacter sp.:
CGCGACGGAGGTGCAGCAAGCGGTCGAGGTCGCGCACGAAGCTCGTTTCGAAGGCGCCGGGTTCCATCGCCGACTCCTTCGCCGTTGCGGCCGCGCTCCCGGTCGCGGCTGCGAACGCTTCGAGCGTTCGCCCGCCGGGTAGGGGACGGGGAGTGAAGGCCGCGCAGCGGGCGACGACGTTCGGATCGGGGATCGTCGCCGGCGCCTCGGACAACGACCCGACCACGGTCGCGACGCTGGCGGTGATCGGCTCAACGACGACCTACGAGCTGGGCTGGCTCACGCTGCTGATCATCCCGATGCTGGCGGTGATCCAAGCGATCGCCGCACAGGTCGGCGCGGTCTCCAAGAAGGGGCTCGAGGACTGCGTTCGCGCGCAGTACGGCCGCGGCTGGGCGCTGCTCACGCTCGGGCTGCTGCTGTCGGTCAACCTGCTGACGCTGGCGGCCGATCTCGAAGGCGGCGGCGCCGCGCTCGGCATGCTCACCGGCATCGAGTACCATTGGTGGCTGATCCCGCTGGGCGCGCTGACGGTCGGCGTGCTCGTGTTCAGCAACTACACGGCGATCTCGCGCGTGCTGCGCTATGTCAGCTTGGTGTTCCTGACGTACGTCGGCGCGGCGATCCTCGCGCACCCGGACTGGCGGGCGGTCTTGGTCGACTCGTTCGTCCCGCACTTCCGCTTCGACGAGAACACCGTCGCCGGCGCGCTCGCGCTGCTCGGCACCACGCTGACCGCGTACGCGTACGTCTGGGAGACGATCTCGCAGAGCGAGGAGAAGCCGCGCCTGGCGCGGCTGGGTTTGGTGCAGGTCGACGCGGCGCTCGGCATCGTCGCCGCCGGCATCACCTTCTGGTTCATCCTGATCGCGACCGGCGCGACCCTCGGCGTCCATCACCGGGCGGTGCAGACGGCCGAAGAGGCCGCGCAAGCGCTCGCGCCGATCGCGGGGCCGCTCGCCAAGTACATCTTCGCGGTCGGGCTGCTCGGCTCGGCGCTGATCGCCGTCCCCGTCATCGCCGGAACCTGCGCGTACGTCGCAGCCGAGATGTTCGGCTGGCGCCACAGCCTCGACGCCAAGTTCTCGGCCGCGAAGAGCTTCTACCGCGTGCTGATCGCGTGCATGGCGATCGGGGTCGCGATCGGCTTCGCCGGCGTCAAGCCGATCACGCTCCTGTTCTTCTCCGGCATCGCGGGCGGCATCGCGACCCCGTTCACGCTGGTCATGATGCTGCTGATCGGCCGCAACGACAAGGTGATGCACCGTCACCGCATCGCGCCCTGGCTCGCGGTCGGCGGCTGGTGCGTGACGGCGATCGTCACCTGCGCCACCGGCATCTATCTCGTCCAAACGATCCGCG
Proteins encoded in this window:
- a CDS encoding divalent metal cation transporter, with amino-acid sequence MKAAQRATTFGSGIVAGASDNDPTTVATLAVIGSTTTYELGWLTLLIIPMLAVIQAIAAQVGAVSKKGLEDCVRAQYGRGWALLTLGLLLSVNLLTLAADLEGGGAALGMLTGIEYHWWLIPLGALTVGVLVFSNYTAISRVLRYVSLVFLTYVGAAILAHPDWRAVLVDSFVPHFRFDENTVAGALALLGTTLTAYAYVWETISQSEEKPRLARLGLVQVDAALGIVAAGITFWFILIATGATLGVHHRAVQTAEEAAQALAPIAGPLAKYIFAVGLLGSALIAVPVIAGTCAYVAAEMFGWRHSLDAKFSAAKSFYRVLIACMAIGVAIGFAGVKPITLLFFSGIAGGIATPFTLVMMLLIGRNDKVMHRHRIAPWLAVGGWCVTAIVTCATGIYLVQTIRGS